In Pantoea agglomerans, the genomic stretch GTGCGCTGGCGCTGGCGATTTCTCGCGGCCTGAAGCAGCGCGTCAAGCTGTTCCTCTGCTGCGCCGACAATATGGTCAGCGGCAACGCGTTCCGCCTGGGCGATATCATTCGCTACCGCAACGGCAAATCGGTGGAGGTGATGAACACCGATGCAGAAGGTCGCCTGGTGCTGGCCGATGGCCTGATCGACGCCAGCGAGCAGCAGCCGACGCTGCTGATTGACGCCGCAACGCTGACCGGTGCGGCAAAAACCGCGCTCGGCAACGACTATCATGCGCTCTTTACCTTCGACGACGTGCTGGCGCAGTCGCTGATGGGCAGCGCCACCAGCGAGAACGAGCCGTTCTGGCGTCTGCCGCTGGCGGAGTTCCACCGCAACCACCTGCCGTCTAATTTCGCCGACCTGAATAATATCGCCAGCGCGGCCCATTCAGCGGGCGCAAGCAGCGCGGCGGCGTTCCTGTCGCACTTCGTCACCCGCTATCAGGAGGGCTGGCTGCACATCGACTGCTCGGCCACCTACCGCAAAGGCGCGGTGGATCAGTGGTCGGCAGGCGCAACCGGGATTGGCGTGCGTACACTGGCAAATCTGCTGCTCAAGTAAAGGATCCGGCGACGGCCCTGACCGTCGCCTTAGCAAGAAAGGCAAAACATGAACCGTCTTGAAGAGGTGCTGAAGCTGGCGGCGACCGAGCCAGCGCACCGTCCGGAGTTTTTTCAGCTGTTGCTGGCCGCTGACGTCTGGGTGCCAGGCGAAAGCACCGAGACGCAGTTCGCGGCGGATACGCCGGTCGATCTGCAGCACTGGGAAAAAGAGGATGGCCGCAGCGTCATTCCGTTTTTTACCTCGCAGGAGGCGATGAGCGAAGCGATTGAGGGCGAGCAGGCTTATCTGCGTCTGCCGGTGCGCACGCTGTTTGAGATGACGCGCGGCGAAACGCTGTTCCTCAACCCCAAACTGCCTGCCGGCAAAGAGTTCTCGCCGGCGGAGATCGCCCATCTGCTGGGCGAAGAGGGCGACGCCCTGAGCCAGCAAACCGTGCTGGAGGGAGGCCACGCGCTGCTGCTGTCGGAGGTGGCGACCCCCCCGGCGCAGATGATCGACTCGCTGACGCAGCTGTTCAGCAAATATAAACAGGTGCGCCGCGCCTTTATCGCCAGCATTCGCGAACGGGCGGACGAACAGCCAAATCTGCTGATCGGCATTGAGGCGGAAAGCGATATTGAGGCGATTATCCAGGCGGCGGGCAGCGTTGCGACCGATACGCTGCCGGACGACGCGCCCATCGATATCTGTGAAGTGGTGGCGGACGAGAAGGGCATCAGCCACTTTTTCACCGCCCACATCACGCCTTTTTATGAACGTCGCTGGGGCAGTTTTCTGCGCGACTTCAAAGGCAGCACGCGCATTATCTGAATCGGGTGCGGCGTAGTGCCGCACCTTGCTGCTACTTCTCGATCGGCAGATCGTTCCGGCTGCCCCATTCGCCCCATGAGCCGTCATAGAGCGTAACGTCGCGTGCGCCCAGCACCGTCAGCGCCAGAATCACCACCACGGCGGTCACCCCTGACCCGCAGCTTGCCACCACCGGCTCATCCAGCTTTACGCCCGCTCGGGCGAAAACAGCGCGCAGTTCCGCTTCCGGCTTCAGGGCGCCGTTCGCCACCAGATCGTTCCAGGGCACATTCAGGCTGCGGGGAATATGGCCGCGATGCAGGCCAGGGCGCGGCTCATCGACCTCGGCGTTGAAGCGGTTAGCCGCGCGCGCGTCGACGATCTGCGCGCCGCCTTCATGGCTGATCAGCAGCACATCGGTCAGGCGTCTGACCTGCGCCTCGTCGAACGTCGCCTCGAACTCTCCCTCCGGCAGCGCAACCTGCCCGGTCGCCAGCGGCAGGCCCGCCGCTTTCCAGCCCTGCAGGCCGCCCGCCAGAATCGACACCTGCTCAACGCCGAATGTGCGCAGCATCCACCAGGCGCGCGGCGCAGAGAAAAGGTTGCCCTCGTCGTAAACCACCAGATGTTTGTCGCTGTTGATGCCCAGCTCGCGCATCGCCACGGCGAAGCGCTCGGCGCGCGGCATCATATGCGGATAAGGACTGGTGTGGTCTGAAAGCGCTTCAATATCGAAAAAAGGCGCGCCCGGCAGATGGCCCGCCAGATACTCCGCCGTGATATTGCGCACGGCCTCCTGGCCCGGCGGCAGCATGCGGGCGTCCAGCACCTGCACGTTCTCGTCGGCGTAGTGTTCATTTAACCAGTCAGCGGAGACAAATATGGCTGTCATAGCAACCTCTTCTTATCGTCAGGAAAAGCACAGTGTCAGGGAATGTGAAGGCTATCTCAAGGAGAGCATTGCTAAAATGGCGAGTTTGCGATGAAATTGCGCGGCGAAATTATACCAGCCGGGACGGGCGAGGGATTTACCATGGAAAGAGTGATAAAACATCTGCTCGCTGGCGTGGCGCTGGGTGCGGCGCTGCTGGGCGGGGGCACCTTTACGCTGGCCGCCGCCGAGCCTGCCGCGACGCAGCCGGCGGCGAAGGCGATCGCCATTATCGACTTCTCTGAGCTTCAGCTCGACGGCGCGGCCGCGCTGGTGCTCACCTTTAACACGCCGCTCGACGACAAACAGGATTTTGCCGCGCGCGTAAAGCTGGTCGACGATAAAAACGGCCTGGTAGACGGCGGCTGGGAGCTGGCCCAGAACGGCAAGTCGCTGCGCTTTCGCCATCCTGAACCCTCGCGCAAGCTGACGGTCAGCGTAGAGGCGGGGCTGCGCGCCGCTAACGGCACCACCTTAACCACGCCCTTCAGCCAGTCGCTGACCACGCGCGATATTCAGCCGATGGTGGGTTTCGCCAGCCGCGGCTCGCTGCTGCCGCTGCGTCTGACCCAGGGCCTGCCGGTGCTGGCGCTCAACGTGTCGCGCGTCGACGTCGATTTCTTCCGCGTCAAGACCGCCTCGATGAACGATTTCCTCGCCCAGTGGAACTACGGCAATAATCTTTCCTACTGGTCGTCGCGCGAACTGCTTAACCACGCCGATCTGGTCTACACCGGCCGCTTCGATCTCAATCCGGCGCGCAACACGCGGGAGAAACTGCAGCTGCCGCTGAAGGATGTGGCGCCGCTGAAGCAGCCAGGGGTCTATCTGGCGGTGATGAAGCAGGCGGGGTCCTATAATTATACGCTGCCCGCCACGCTGTTTACCCTGAGCGACATCGGGCTGTCGCTGCACCGTTTCCCCGGCGAAATGACGCTGTTTACCCAGAGTCTGGCGAGCGGCGCGCCGCTGGCTGGCGTCACTGTCCAGCTGCTGGATGAGAAGGGCCGACAGCTCGCCAGCGGCGTCAGCGATGAGAGCGGCTATCTGCGGCTGCCGACGCAGGCGAAAGGTAAAGTGCTTATCGCAACGCAAAAAGAGCAGACCTCGCTGATCGACCTTAACCTGCCGGCGCTCGATCTGGCGGAATTTCCGGTCGGCGGCCCGCAGGGTTACGACAAGCAGCTGTTTGTTTTCGGCCCGCGCGATCTCTATCGCCCCGGCGAGACGGTTATCGTAAACGCGCTGCTGCGCGACGCCGACGGCAAGCCGCTGCCCCCACAGCCGCTGAAGGCTGAAGTGGTGCAGCCCAACGGCGAAGTGGCGCAAACTTTTCTCTGGCAGCCGGAGAACGGCTTTTACCAGCAGCGCTTTGCGCTGCCCGCCTCAGCGATGACCGGCGACTGGACGCTGCGCCTTAACGGCGGCGACAGCCAGCCGCGCAGCTGGCGCTTTCACGTAGAGGATTTCCTGCCGGAGCGCATGGCGCTGACGCTGCAAAACAGCGACAGCCCGCTGTCGCCTGATGACGACGTCATTTTTAATATTGAAGGCCGCTATCTCTACGGCGCGCCCGCCGCGGGCAATGAACTGCAGGCGCAGCTGATGCTGCGGCCGGCGCGCGAGGCGGTCGCCGCGCTGCCGGGCTACCTGTTCGGCGACGTTATGGAACAGGACACCAGACGCAACCTGGACGATATCGACGACACGCTGGACGACGAGGGCAAGCTGCAGCTGACGGTAGAGAGCGAGTGGGCGCAGACGCACTCGCCGCTGAACCTGATCCTGCAGGCGAGCCTGCTGGAGACGGGCGGGCGGCCGGTCACGCGCCGCGTCACGCAGGCAGTCTGGCCTGCGCCCGCGCTGCCCGGCATCCGGCCGCTGTTTAACAGCGAATCGGTCTATGACTACCGCTACGATCGCTATACCCAGCAGCCGACGGTGCCGGAGAACAGCCTGGCCGAATTCGACATCGTTTATGCCAACAGCAAAGGCGAAAAGCTGGCGGCGAAAGATCTTGAGGTGCGCCTGATCCACGAGCGGCGCGACTACTACTGGAGCTTCTCCGACAGCGAAGGCTGGCAGATGCGTCATGACGAGAAAGATCTGCAGGAGGACGCGCTGCGTATTTCGCTGGCGGCCGGCAGCAGCCGAAAAGTGAGCTTCCCGGTAGAGTGGGGCGCCTATCGTCTGGAGGTGCAGGCCGGCGAGAAGATTATCTCCAGCGTACAGTTCCGCGCCGGCTACTGGTGGGAAGATAACACCAACGGCACCGGCGCGCTGCGGCCCGATCAGGTGAAGCTCAGGCTGGATAAAACCGCGCTGCGTCCCGGCGAAACCGCCCGCGTGCAGGTGGAATCGCCAGCGGCAGGGAAAGGCTTTCTGATGGTGGAGTCGAGCAGCGGCACGCTCTGGCGGCAGCCGATCAGCGTGCCTGCGGGCGGCACCACTGTCGCTGTGCCGCTTGACGCCAGCTGGAAGCGGCACGACCTCTATCTCAGCGCCATCGTGGTGCGCGACGGCGATAAGACGAGCGGCGCCACGCCGAAGCGCGCCGTCGGCCTGCTGCCTCTGCCGATGGCGACCGACGCGCGCCGCCTCGCTCTGACGCTGGACGCGCCGCTGAAGATGCGTCCCGAGCAGACGCTGAAGGTCAGGGTCAAAGCCAGCCGCGCCGGCGGCGAGCTGCCGCAAAACATCCAGGTGCTGCTGTCGGCGGTGGACAGCGGCGTGCTGAATATCAACAGCTACAAAACCCCCGATCCCTGGGATGGTTTCTTTGGCCGCAAGCGCTACAACGCCGATCAGTATGATGTCTTTGGCCAGCTGATTGAGGGGGGCGGGCGGCTGGCTACGCTGCGTTTCGGCGGTGACGGCGACGATGATTCACTGTCGCGCGGTGGTAAAAAGCCGCTCACCGAAGTCAATATCGTGGCGCAGCAGCTTCAGCCGGTCACGCTGGATAAAAACGGCGAGGGCACGCTGGAGTTGCCGATACCGCAGTTTAACGGCGAGCTGCGGCTGATGGCGCAGGCGTGGAGCGACGACAGCTTCGGCGCGGCGGAGCGTAACGTCGTGGTGGCCGCGCCGCTGATCGGCGAGCTGGCGACGCCGCGCTTTATGGCGAGTGGCGATCAGGCGATGCTGGCGCTCGATCTCACTAATCTCTCGGAACAGCCTCAGGCGCTGAAGGTCGATGTGCAGACCCAGGGGCAGATCGCGCTGAGCGGCGGCGCTTCGCACCGCGTTCAGCTGGCGAAAGGGGCGCGCACCACCCTGCATATACCGGTGAAGGCGCAGGGCGGTTTCGGTGAAGGGGCGGTGCTGGTGCGTGTTGCCGGCCTGGTGGTCGACGGCGAGAAGCTGGCCGACAGCCAGCGCAGCTGGAAAATCGGCGTGCGTCCCGCCTACCCGGCGCAGACGCTGAGTTTCGACGGGGAGATATCGCCCGGGCAGAGCTGGCAGGTGCAGGCCGCCGCGCTGAGCGGGCTGCAGCCTGAGACGCTGAGCGGACAGCTCTCGCTCAGCAATCAGCCGCCGCTGAATATCGCTCACTATATTAGCGAGCTTTATGCCTATCCCTATGGCTGCCTCGAGCAGACCGCCAGCGGCATCTGGCCCTCGGTTTTCACTAACCATGCGCAGCTGACGGCTATGGGCATTAAAACCGGCAGCGACGATGAGCGCCGCGCGGCGATCGATACCGGCATCGCGCGCCTGGCGGGTATGCAGCGCGGCAACGGCAGCTTCGGCCTCTGGAGCAAAGAGAGCGAAGAGGAGTTCTGGCTGACCGCCTACGTGACCGATTTCCTGCTGCGCGCCAGCGAGGCGGGCTACAGCGTGCCGCCTGAAACCCTCGCCCGCGCCGACGAGCGGCTGCTGCGCTATCTGCAGGATCCGGCGCAGATCGAAACGCGCTGGAGCAGCGATGAAGAGGCGATGCGCTTTAGCGTGCAGGCCTATGCGGGCATGGTGCTGGCCCGGCAGCAGCAGGCGCCGCTTGGCGCGCTGCGCGCGCTGTATGAGAAACGCGACAAGGCAAAATCGGGGCTGTCGCTGGTGCAGCTCGGCGTGGCGCTGAAGCTGATGGGCGATCCGCAGCGCGCGCAGCTGGCGCTGGCGCAGGGCGCCAGCCTGACGCGCGCCTCAAACGGCTGGCTGGGTGATTACGGCAGTCCGCTGCGCGACCGCGCGCTGATTGTGGCGCTGCTGGCAGAAAACCAGCTGCTGCCTGAGCTGCAAAGCACATTAATGATTGAACTGGCGAAAGAGGCGCGCGGACAGCGCTGGTTCTCCACCCAGGAGAACAATGCGCTCTTCCTGGCGGGACGCACGCTGCAGCAGCATCAGGGCGAAGCCTGGCAGGCGACGCTGGCGGGAGAGGCGCAGCCGCTGCAGGGGCGCGGTCCGATGACGCTGGGGACTGGCGAGAGCCAGCTGCAGCATGGCATGACGCTGATCAACAGCGGAACGACGCCGCTTTACGGCGCGCTCAGCGTGACCGGCTATCCGCTTGCCGCGCCGACGCCCATGCACAACGTGCTGAATATCACCCGTGACTATTTCACCCTCGACGGCAAGCCGGCGGATCTCAGCCAGCTCAGCAGCGGCCAGCTGCTGGTGGTGCGGCTGAAGGTTTCTGCCAGCAAGCGCGTAAGCGACGCGTTGGTGGTCGATCTGCTGCCCGCCGGTCTGGAGCTGGAAAACCAGAACCTCAGCGACAGCAGCGCCAGCCTCGGTGACGGCGCGGATGCGCTGAAGGAGAGCATGATGGACATGCAGCAGGCGGATATCCGGCATATCGAATTCCGCGACGATCGCTTTGTCGCGGCGCTGGCGCTGAACGGCTACAAAACGGAGACGCTGCTCTATCTGGCGCGCGCGGTGACGCCGGGCAGCTATCGCCTGCCGCCGCCGCAGGTCGAGTCGATGTACGTGCCGGAGTGGCGTGCCGTGGGCGCAACGCCGGAGAGAATC encodes the following:
- the sseB gene encoding enhanced serine sensitivity protein SseB is translated as MNRLEEVLKLAATEPAHRPEFFQLLLAADVWVPGESTETQFAADTPVDLQHWEKEDGRSVIPFFTSQEAMSEAIEGEQAYLRLPVRTLFEMTRGETLFLNPKLPAGKEFSPAEIAHLLGEEGDALSQQTVLEGGHALLLSEVATPPAQMIDSLTQLFSKYKQVRRAFIASIRERADEQPNLLIGIEAESDIEAIIQAAGSVATDTLPDDAPIDICEVVADEKGISHFFTAHITPFYERRWGSFLRDFKGSTRII
- the sseA gene encoding 3-mercaptopyruvate sulfurtransferase, whose protein sequence is MTAIFVSADWLNEHYADENVQVLDARMLPPGQEAVRNITAEYLAGHLPGAPFFDIEALSDHTSPYPHMMPRAERFAVAMRELGINSDKHLVVYDEGNLFSAPRAWWMLRTFGVEQVSILAGGLQGWKAAGLPLATGQVALPEGEFEATFDEAQVRRLTDVLLISHEGGAQIVDARAANRFNAEVDEPRPGLHRGHIPRSLNVPWNDLVANGALKPEAELRAVFARAGVKLDEPVVASCGSGVTAVVVILALTVLGARDVTLYDGSWGEWGSRNDLPIEK
- a CDS encoding alpha-2-macroglobulin family protein yields the protein MERVIKHLLAGVALGAALLGGGTFTLAAAEPAATQPAAKAIAIIDFSELQLDGAAALVLTFNTPLDDKQDFAARVKLVDDKNGLVDGGWELAQNGKSLRFRHPEPSRKLTVSVEAGLRAANGTTLTTPFSQSLTTRDIQPMVGFASRGSLLPLRLTQGLPVLALNVSRVDVDFFRVKTASMNDFLAQWNYGNNLSYWSSRELLNHADLVYTGRFDLNPARNTREKLQLPLKDVAPLKQPGVYLAVMKQAGSYNYTLPATLFTLSDIGLSLHRFPGEMTLFTQSLASGAPLAGVTVQLLDEKGRQLASGVSDESGYLRLPTQAKGKVLIATQKEQTSLIDLNLPALDLAEFPVGGPQGYDKQLFVFGPRDLYRPGETVIVNALLRDADGKPLPPQPLKAEVVQPNGEVAQTFLWQPENGFYQQRFALPASAMTGDWTLRLNGGDSQPRSWRFHVEDFLPERMALTLQNSDSPLSPDDDVIFNIEGRYLYGAPAAGNELQAQLMLRPAREAVAALPGYLFGDVMEQDTRRNLDDIDDTLDDEGKLQLTVESEWAQTHSPLNLILQASLLETGGRPVTRRVTQAVWPAPALPGIRPLFNSESVYDYRYDRYTQQPTVPENSLAEFDIVYANSKGEKLAAKDLEVRLIHERRDYYWSFSDSEGWQMRHDEKDLQEDALRISLAAGSSRKVSFPVEWGAYRLEVQAGEKIISSVQFRAGYWWEDNTNGTGALRPDQVKLRLDKTALRPGETARVQVESPAAGKGFLMVESSSGTLWRQPISVPAGGTTVAVPLDASWKRHDLYLSAIVVRDGDKTSGATPKRAVGLLPLPMATDARRLALTLDAPLKMRPEQTLKVRVKASRAGGELPQNIQVLLSAVDSGVLNINSYKTPDPWDGFFGRKRYNADQYDVFGQLIEGGGRLATLRFGGDGDDDSLSRGGKKPLTEVNIVAQQLQPVTLDKNGEGTLELPIPQFNGELRLMAQAWSDDSFGAAERNVVVAAPLIGELATPRFMASGDQAMLALDLTNLSEQPQALKVDVQTQGQIALSGGASHRVQLAKGARTTLHIPVKAQGGFGEGAVLVRVAGLVVDGEKLADSQRSWKIGVRPAYPAQTLSFDGEISPGQSWQVQAAALSGLQPETLSGQLSLSNQPPLNIAHYISELYAYPYGCLEQTASGIWPSVFTNHAQLTAMGIKTGSDDERRAAIDTGIARLAGMQRGNGSFGLWSKESEEEFWLTAYVTDFLLRASEAGYSVPPETLARADERLLRYLQDPAQIETRWSSDEEAMRFSVQAYAGMVLARQQQAPLGALRALYEKRDKAKSGLSLVQLGVALKLMGDPQRAQLALAQGASLTRASNGWLGDYGSPLRDRALIVALLAENQLLPELQSTLMIELAKEARGQRWFSTQENNALFLAGRTLQQHQGEAWQATLAGEAQPLQGRGPMTLGTGESQLQHGMTLINSGTTPLYGALSVTGYPLAAPTPMHNVLNITRDYFTLDGKPADLSQLSSGQLLVVRLKVSASKRVSDALVVDLLPAGLELENQNLSDSSASLGDGADALKESMMDMQQADIRHIEFRDDRFVAALALNGYKTETLLYLARAVTPGSYRLPPPQVESMYVPEWRAVGATPERISVR